gctaagagcaagtacagtagtagactataagcaagctataaacatattttaaaaagataaagagataagagagaagagcagagAATTACAGATTTGTAGCTAGTTGCAGCATAGACTCCAATacataatatgtgtatgacaggtaTAACATGTtagcatatgttttatagattgttattgtatgaattgactatttaACTTACTCTAAATAAACTACTactagaaatttttatattttaaaacgttCTGCGTAATGGTGAATGGTCGCCAACTGTGCACGACTAGCGCAGAGCTAACCGTAAAAAAATGGATGCATACTTCCACCCCTGCGCAGAAGACAGCAAGCATCTCACAGTATACCCCACTGGATTTACAGCTAAACTTCTGATCTCACCAACTTTCTTGAACAAAACACAGCTTTAGTTGATTTCAGTACCTAGTGCATGCATCCTCCCTCACTTCTGCGGCTAGTACACTGATTGATCATTTAGCGCTGGTAAAGATCTCATCGTCAAATGACTATGGCCGTCTACTACACCTGCAAACACTGCAAAAAGATCTGCAGGTAAAGCAATTTGAGCATCTAATTAACGACGGTGTATCAAGGACCACAGCATTGCAAACGCTGGCAGGACTCAGTTCAAGGAACCACTGCACTGGAAGCACCGACTTGTTGGCAAGTTGCAACATTATCTGACCGAAAACAACCCCAACACCAGTTTGGTTACTATTCCAAATCACCGCTTAACCGAGTGACACAATAGGAGCAACACCAGAGTGCACTGCAAAGCCAATTTGATCCTTACAAGGCAcgcatgcacacacacacgcacacggAGGGAGACGCGCCCGTTGATAATGTTACAGCATCGACGACTCTCCATCGATCATACTCAGAGGCGCTGCTACATTGCATACCTTTGAGTCCAGGTCCTTGCCGTGTTCTCGTACTTCTGCCTGTCCGTCTTGTACATGTGGGCGATCTCAGGGACCAGAGGATCATCAGGGTTCGGATCGGTCAGCAGGGAGCAGATTGACAGCAACACCTGAAAGCAAGCAGAAAGCACATGTTTGCCGGGTTTGTTCAGCTGAACACTGTGAGGGACCAAGGCATCGTCTCACAGAAGGAAAATAGCGTTGCGCGAGAAAGGCAACCTTGGAAATGGTCAGTGCGGGACTCCATTGGTCCTTCAAGATGTCAAGGCAAATACTCCCATTGCTGTTAATGTTTGGATGGAAAACCTTGGTGCGAAAAGCCACCTGCATATTGCATATCATCGACATCACATTCTTCAGTCTCTTGACACTTTGCGTTGTAAAGCTAcagaactttaaatttggcaaATGGATATCCAGACTGAAATTTCCAAGTTTGGATAGGATTAACCAGAAACATTTCTAAGAAAAACCGACATGCTATTATTTCAGAATGAAGCATGGAGAACCTTAGTAACAAGTAAGAGCATATCACTGCCAAACCATTATCCAGGGAAAAAAGTTTTCAGATTCAAGAACAATGGTAAAACAACTGAATTAGCATTAGACTGAACTTAGCTTTCACTTTTGCATTACTAGAGTCGTAACTTGCAATAAAAGGATCCAACTGTACCTTTAGCTTATATATGTTCAAATTACTTCTACTTTTATCTCCCTAGCTCGTGTGCGCATCTTTAGTGTTTTCAGAAAGTGAATTGACAAGTTCTCAACCCCTAACACTtcaaaatagaataaaaatacaaataaaataccaATTCAATTATCCACAAATTATAGCACCTGACAGAGTTCTATTTGTAGATGTTAAATGCACTAAGACATCAATGTTTCCAAATCATCTGATCGACCCTTATCGCCATGGCACTGATCAGACAATTAATCGTTGATCAGACAAATTAATAGACCCTAGTCGGtcctatatatgtttttgtaaTATTGAATTGATGAATTAACGATTTATCTATCTTTTAGTGTCATTAATTTGTTGCATTTCTGCTCTTTTCGGTATGCTTACTTTGTGCATGTAAGATGATCTAGATTACTGTAATGTTTTCATTCAACAAAACATCCTCCTATAGTATATAGTGCAAGTGTAAAGCAAAGCAAGCATCAAGATTAATTGTCTCCCCTCCATAATCAGGAATCGTATGATCAGATTACATTGTGAGGCATAGGGTTAAATAGTGCCAAAAAAAGGAGTGACAAGTAAATCATACACAAGTACCTTGGGTGGTTTAAATGGATAATCAGGAGGGAAGTGGATGGTAACTAGGAAAACTCCACCAGCATACGGGCTATCGGATGGACCCATTATCGTCGCTTGCCAGTGGAACATGTCTTCACCAACAGGACCTGTCAAAAAGTAATTAATCATCAGTGTTTACAAATGTGGTTAAGAGTGCAGAGTCCAATGTTAATATCCTTTGCATGAGAACCATCTAATATTAGAGGCATGTGACCTAGCTCTACAGTTTTTGGATTTGCAAGACAGGTAAGGgtattgaaaatttgaaactgTGTCTAACAAAACAGAAGCAAGCTGAAGGACAAAAAACAAGTGCGCACCCTTGTAAGCATGGTTAAAGTCAGGTTGGTTTGCTGAGCCCAAGGGAAATTGGAAGGCGTTACTTTCACAGAATGTTACCATTTTCACTTAAAGGCATATAATAAGTTTTCCtatgttccaaaaaaaatgaaattgtcAATTCTTTATTACAGGTATGCATATGGTGTGCTCCAAGCTCAAAGGAACAAACTCATTCTACCTGTGAGAAGTAACAGTTATGTTTGTTTCCAATATAGAAGTGTGGTCTCAATTACACATGCAAGTGGACGCCACAGTGACCATAAGGTTAATACAAGTAGTGATAACAAATTAAGTTCCTCCTACTGAATATTTTGGTCCttgttaacaatttaaaaagttaGTATGACCACTAccaataaaaagataaaaaggaaTATGAACTAACCCATGGACAGAACTGAAAGAACCTGGGTTCTAGAAACAAAACTGTTGCCTTCTACAAATGACTAGAAGGTAACCCATATAAACCAGCATGGATATATCTATTTTGCTAATAAAATTCCTGTGGGtcattgcaaacaaaaatgtaGACAAACAACTAAGCaaccaacttttttttctctagaaTAAGGAAAGCTAATCATTAAATGATCAGTTAACTTAGAAGGAATAATTCGAATTGGTGTAACTCAGTGTATTTAAAGTACCCCATGCAGCCATCCGCAACTCCTTTGACAAAAAGAACTTAACAGGTAATGTTTACTTGCCATCCTTTAATATGCACATTCAGCTCATATGATTGCCACTTCTTGTTGAACCTACTTGGATGTGGTTGATTTGATCAGATTTAGTTGAAGTTTAGTTTTAGAAAAGTAAACTAATCACAAGAATCCCCACCGTGTCAACAGCACTTAATTTAGTTATCTGcctaagaaaaacaaaaaaactgtACCATCTCAGTCGTAAATTCATAATCGACGAGGTTAAAATAATCATTATGGCATAAATTAGTCATCGCATGATTAATTTACTCAACTGGGATAAACTATACCATCTCAATCGTAAATTCATAACCGATTTGTCAAAAATTTCCATTCATAATCTTCCTATCAGGAAAAGTTCTAATCATACAGCGTTCTTCTTTGTTTACTCACTTTGTTGAGGGCAACTTGAGTATAGAGAGCTACTACAGATACAGCTAATCTAAGCCCCTTTGTTGTACGACAAATTGGATAGAAATTCTCCGTTAATATTCTACAGGGGAGTCCCAAGCATGTGGACAAGAAGTCATTCAGGAGCACATGTAGATCATCTGACTCCTCTGCAAGAGGTGTGGCCTAGAACTGCAAAATCCACGCCAAAAGAAGCAAGCAGGAAAGAAACAAGGACCTGCACTGCATGAGGTAGGGGGATCCTTCTGCAGATCCTTGAGCTCCTTCTGTATCCTCTTTGACGCCATCCCAGCCCACCCACCCCTTGCTCCTATTTTCCGATAACAAAGAGCAATCAAACTACAAATCAGGTGTCACCAAAACTTATCCAGCACAAATTAGAAAGCAATAGCCAAGAAAGCAAACCTGTCTAGCGGAGAgattcctcttcttcctcccttgCCTCTCTGCCTGCTGcttttcctcctccttcctcacAAGAATCAATAATGGAGGAGTTGGGGAAAGGAAccgaagaggaggaggggtaTATATGTCAATGAACCCTCCCTCCCACTTGCTCCTCTTGCTGCTACTAACTACGCACAGGTTTGCGTGCTGGTTTTGTTTATTGGTTTCACCAAATCATCGATTCCTGGGGGCCTTTACTTTAGTGATGCCATGGCTGATCAACAACGGCAGGTGAAAGCCGGATTGGTAtcgatcaaatcaaatcaaatgccATCCACTAACTCCACCCCTTTCGTATTTAGTGGCTGCTCATGAACAGAGAATAATtattctcctttctttttttgcttcttTCCTCGAATAAAAATTGGTTTGGTTAGAGCGGGGAGATGCAGATAAATAGATATGCATTGTACCTGACTGACATGTAAGGGTGGGCATTATGAGGGTTGGAATTGATGCGAAAATGGTTAGTGGTTTGACCCATTAGCAGGCCGCGTTTTTTCATCGTGGTGatcctaagagcaagttcaatagtataggcaactactagctccaatttatctttaatcaatctaatagccgatatatataatagttagctacaaaacatcaatatatgatctcacatgtcatatacatattttgtcttaaaacccgtgtgcagctggttAGAAATTAGTAACTcacttcttttctctcctcttatctttttaaaatatgcttatagctggcttatagctattatctttttaaaatatacttataggctattgtacctgctgaAAGTTGAAACTGTTGCTGTGCCCACAGATTCTGTTGATTGGCCCTTCGTCGACCTGATTGATTCCTTAtggtccacatgtcagccaCAGGATCGAGAGGATCGAATTCTTGCGTGTTATTGCAGCGAATCGCTCGAAGACAAGTGGATGGGTGCAATCCCGGACTCCCAATTTCTGTTTGGTAGTGTGAACCGAGAGATTAAGAACTCGGTTCTTGGAAGGTTCTCGAGTTATGGATGAAGCTAACCAGTGGATTAGGATCCCCTGCCGTACCGTACTGCACGTTAAATAAACTGCCTCCCTAACCTATGCAGAGTACTTTGGATAGGAAAATGAAGCTCGGAAATAGGTTTCCAATAGAATTTATTGAGATCAAGTACGTGCCGCTGGTTTTCGTCTCTTGAACATGTTTTAGGGGCGCATTCCTAGATGTACGTGGTGTTTCATGTGTAGTAGTGTGTGTGCGTGTTGCGTTAGTATGTAATCGCAAAATAAGTCATATATAAACTTACTTATAAGGCTggaaatggaaaagaaaacaacctcAAAATGCACCGAatctggatatatatatatatatatatatatatatatatatatatataatattaaagtaTTTCTATGCTTATCCAGAATTCTCAGGAATTTGAAGCCAATCCACAATAATTTCACACTTTATTTTTGCGGTAATTTCTGTGCATCAAACAGCCGCATGTGaagtattaatttttattgtgatcctCGGAAAAGAACCTTTTTCAAGAAAGCCTGATCCATCCAATACTTGCTTGTTGCTTGATTAGATTTGCATGAGATTCAAGAACAGTTTCTAGTTTGATCAGACAACAGAAGGCTTTATATGTATGCTTGTGGACATGAATTAAGATCTGATCACAATGATTTAGTCAAAGATGGACAGGCCAGCTGGGTATttaacagcagcagcagtgaacAATAGGGCAGATAAAATATGCTTGGGAAGGACGTGATCAGCATACTGGTTGAGAGGAATTTTCTCATCATTCAAAGATGCTGCTCAAGATAATTGATCTGCCAAGTTGGGGATCACACAGGAACCGGATGTTATGCCGAAAATTTTACGCCTTCATCATCAGCTGAAGTGCCCTTAAAGATTGCTGCTTTGCCCTTCTGTTCCAATAACTTCAAAGCCCTCATGAGAACACCTCGGTCGATTCCGGCAAGTTCTGCAACAGAGGTGgcattataatataaatcaatCTAGTTAATGTTTATCGGTTGTGGGCTTGTTAATGTTTCTGACGATGATGAAGTACAAAATGCAATTCATGTATAAAAACCAATTAGTTTATCACAACATCTAAATTGTGATGAATAGTGCTCACTGGAGTGTCCTAAAAGTGTCAGCCAACAAAACATACATAATGAAATGTTTAGCAGACAACTCATGCTTAGTTAGTCACAATTTATTAATCTTTTTGAAAAATGTGCCtttgattaatttttgttataaatttatttactcCAAATGATATTTATGAGACGTTAACTGCCCATTAAACTCTGTCTTGATTAATGGATTTACAGAGCACATCCATCAAGAGATAACCTTTTTTTCACAATATTGATGTATAAatgaagagcaattttacagcaCTAGAGTACGTATCAAAAGTACCaaattttcagtgtaaaattttaatacctcttggtacctactcaaggactgtaaaattgctcataaatGAAATATCCagccaaaatataaaaccAATTACAATATTAGTACCCTGACATAGATTATTACGTTTCCACCAAAAAATTGCATTCAGGAGAGAAATATGCCTTGAGATACACAATATTGACAGTTCGACAGTTAGAGAAACAGGAAAATTTAATGCCATAACTCTGAAAGTCTGAAGTTTGCTAATTTACCAGTCCCACGTGTTTCAATTCCTGAACGTATTTCTTCAACAGTCATTACATTATCTTCCAGTCCATTATCTTTTACCTGTAAAAACAGGGCAGAGAAACATTAACATATAATGAAGACAATGCCACTGTGTATTGttcacaaataattaatagataacTCCTAAACGAACATgcagaatataaaataatcatacaaaattcaatatgtaGTTTGCCCAATCTTGTATCCGCAACCAAAGAATGAGGCATTTCTTATGACCTTTGTCCATCCATTCCGCACGTCCTGCATGCAGTTTCAACATGGATTCAAGAAGGTGAAAAGCATCAAACAAATGATGTACTGCATAGAATTATCATTAGTTGTGacaaaaagctaaaagatttAATGGTAAAATGGACCTTCATTAACAAGAGCAGCAAGGAATACTTCTTTTGCTTCATGGCTAAGAGATCCTGCATGAGAGAAACAATTCCTGTAACTTCAGTGCAATAGGCAAAAGTGCAATATGCTAACctagtaaaattattttgtgctTATGTACTCATGGAGCTTCATAGCCCTTTAAACACATTGCATTCATGCCTCATTGCTGGGTATtcattctttaaaaaaataatgaaccAAACTGTTTGTTGATTAGCTAAATAAGACATATTCTTTTTATGAATAACAGAACAAACTACATAAGATTAAGATAGAGACATCTTACTCTCAATCTTTGGATTGGAGAACAATGGGAAATCTTCTTCTAGGGagactatatatatcttttgacTTCTGCAGTAATCAAGTATCAGATCTTTCCATAGCTGCACTTGCTTTTCACGTGTTTCTCGCACAGGCTGCAAACTGAGACACAAGCTGTCATGCTACCAATGTTTGAAGCTTATAAAatgcaaaaggaaaaagaaaaagaaa
This is a stretch of genomic DNA from Oryza brachyantha chromosome 1, ObraRS2, whole genome shotgun sequence. It encodes these proteins:
- the LOC102715430 gene encoding ubiquitin-conjugating enzyme E2 5A, with amino-acid sequence MASKRIQKELKDLQKDPPTSCSAGPVGEDMFHWQATIMGPSDSPYAGGVFLVTIHFPPDYPFKPPKVAFRTKVFHPNINSNGSICLDILKDQWSPALTISKVLLSICSLLTDPNPDDPLVPEIAHMYKTDRQKYENTARTWTQRYAM
- the LOC102715705 gene encoding vacuolar protein sorting-associated protein 25, with protein sequence MQSLGDFRLPPFFSYPPYFTLQPVRETREKQVQLWKDLILDYCRSQKIYIVSLEEDFPLFSNPKIERSLSHEAKEVFLAALVNEGRAEWMDKGHKKCLILWLRIQDWANYILNFVKDNGLEDNVMTVEEIRSGIETRGTELAGIDRGVLMRALKLLEQKGKAAIFKGTSADDEGVKFSA